Proteins encoded together in one Dermacentor variabilis isolate Ectoservices chromosome 2, ASM5094787v1, whole genome shotgun sequence window:
- the LOC142570434 gene encoding uncharacterized protein LOC142570434: MVGHRTDVCPGPRPDKCGLCGTAAHLIDGEREPHECIPRCTLCGGAHATGTRSCTAKYRPLQHQRSEKGHRPNPKRGRRKRGKRRPKQPVHQRDDSDHPKQRAPPAGPIDQGKKDAPLLPQQQAGKQATGARPEMQRAWVNAVKQGTKDWEATLLGCSTLQEQRALVARAKAAAEATGVPD; the protein is encoded by the exons ATGGTCGGCCACCGTACTGACGTCTGTCCCGGCCCCAGGCCGGACAAGTGCGGGCTGTGTGGAACTGCGGCCCATCTCATAGACGGAGAACGCGAACCGCACGAATGCATCCCTCGGTGTACCTTGTGTGGAGGAGCCCATGCCACGGGGACTCGATCCTGCACTGCTAAATATCGCCCACTGCAACACCAGCGCTCGGAAAAGGGTCACCGTCCCAATCCCAAGCGCGGCCGTCGTAAGCGTGGGAAACGGCGACCAAAGCAACCCGTGCACCAGAGAGACGACTCTGACCACCCAAAACAAAGGGCGCCCCCGGCCGGTCCTATTGACCAGGGAAAGAAGGACGCGCCCCTCCTGCCACAGCAGCAGGCAGGGAAACAAGCCACCGGAGCGAGACCGGAGATGCAAAGAGCCTGGGTCAACGCGGTCAAACAGGGAACAAAG gactgggaggccaccctgctcggctgctcaaccctccaggaacaacgtgccctggtggcccgagccaaagccgctgcagaagccacgggggtcccggactag